TAAAAACGCAACCAAAATGCCGACAAACAAAAAGCCACCCATGAAGCTGAAATCTTTTTCAGATTTGATGGCATACGCTGATAACGCCAAGAAAATGATGCCTGTACCGCCAAGCGCTTGCATCACCATTTGCGAGCCATTTGGAATACTCAGATAGGCGTTAATGATTGGACCCAGTGTAAAGCCCATAAAACCGGTAAGTGCGAAAACAGAGGCCAGCCCCCAAACACTGTTACGCAATTTTGCAGTCAAAAATAGCAGACCAAAATAACCGATCAGCGTAATAATGATGCCAGGATGCGGCAGATTGAAAACCATTGAAATACCTGCCGTTATGGCACTGAATCCGAGGGTCATCGCCAGTAACGCATAAGTATTACGTAACAGTTTGTTCGTTTGCAGAACCGATTGCTGCGAACGAACAACCGTGCTTTGCGTATCGTAATTCATCTTAAGTACACTCCGTCCTTTACAGATTGATGATTTAACATATATTTCAGACTAATATCGTACCGGATTAGTTCTAAATAACAAATATAAACTCACAGACAATTAATTTCGCGTTATAGGTTGTCACTGCAAGGCGTTCCTAGTATCATTTCGCGTCTTGGAGGGATGGCAGAGCGGTTGAATGCACCGGTCTTGAAAACCGGCATGGTTTAACGACCATCCAGGGTTCGAATCCCTGTCCCTCCGCCAAAAATAAGCCCCAAGCCATAAATAGCTTGGGGCTTTTTTGTTTCTGACGCCATAGTCTTACCCAGTTACGCCATTGAGGGTCGGCCAATCTGAGATAGTTGGCAAGCGGATAGTTGCGGTTGTGCCCATCCCCACCGCGCTTTGAAAAATAATATCACCACCATGCAAAGCCATAATTTGTTTACTAATTGACACACCCAAGCCCGTCCCTGGGACATTTCCTGAATTATCAGCGCGATAAAACTTCTCACCAAGATGGCTCAATTGCTCTTTATTCATCCCTACCCCTTCATCAGAAATAATAATTTCATGCCAATTTCGACTGAATTCTGGAGGGAGATAACTCAATCTTATTTTGGATCGCACACCCGAGTACTTAATAGCGTTTGATAACAAGTTGATAATCACGCGGCGCATCTTCTCAGGATCAAATTTTGCCGGAATCTCAGATGGATACGTTGCTGATAACTGAATTGATTTAGGTTGTGCCATGATTTTAATTTGCTCACAGCAACTATCCAGAATACTCGCTAAATCGCCATCTACGGCCTCAACAAAGCTATTATTTTGAGACTGGATTTTGCCCAGATCGAGTAAGTCATCAGTAATTGTTGACAATAGTACTGACTGTTGGTGAATACGCTCCAAAATATCGCGTGTTTGCTGTTCGTCATATTGATAATTAAGTAAAAGCTCACTAAAACCTAAAATACCGGCTAGTGGCGTCCGCAACTCGTGAGCGGCAATATTCAAAAAATCTGTTTTCAGTCGCTCTACCTCGGTTTCATGGCTAACATCGATAAAGTAGAAAACGGTAGAGTAGCCAGACTTGGAAAACACTTCATGGCGTTTTTTATGACAACGCAATATCACAGGCTTTTTACCATTCAACACAATTGTTGCAGATTCAAACTGAGATTTAAGACTGTTTATCTCTGATTCTTTGGCATTAATTTGCTGATGAAATGCTGTGGTCAGTTGTTCAAACGTAATGCTTTCAAGTTCTGTTGTTTCAATGCCAAAAAAACGCGTCAAGGCATCATTAATATAGGTGATTCGTAAACCCGCATTAACGATTAAAATACCGTCCGGCGACATATCCATCGCGACATATTTTTCTCGAAGCTGCCAAAGCATTTCGTTAAATGCACTTGCTGTATGCGCAAACTCATCATCGCCAGACACAGGCAAGAACTCCGGTATTTGATTGCGACTGATGCTGCGTGTGGCTTGTTCAATCTTTGCCAATTTACGCTTGATGCTGTGCAGAAAAATAAAAAAGAACAGAATGAAAAGTAGCATCGCGATAATGGTCGCTAGCAACAGCCCTACCTCGATCTGGGTTAGCCGCTCAAGTCGCTCTTTTAAGAGTAAGTTCACTTTTGCCGAAGCAACAGTCTCACCATGTACTTTGAGTTCAACAAATAGCGGCTGAAACTCAAAATCTTGTATCAATAATCCTTCGTCTGTGTAGTGAACATTTTTATATTTTTTATAAATGAGTTCATCATAAGAATACACATAGACCTGATGAATAATATCCAGATCCGACATACCATCAACAAGATTCTTAACTGAATCAAGGTCACCTTGCACAACATGGGGTAAGACACTGCCACTGACAAAACGCTCTATATTGCTGGTGTAATTATCATATTCAGTCAGAAAAGCACGCTCTAATACCGAAATATTAAACAGAAAGAGCGAAGCCATAATCAAAACAAATATAAAAACAATCAGAGCCGAAAGCTTATAAATGAAGGACGATCTGATGACTGAAAAAATGGCACTCATTGCTAGCAACAGTTATGAATAAATAAAAACCTTATGTTAGTCATTATTAATTAGCTCACTTTTAATAATGCCCATAGATTCAAGTACGATGCTGACTTCAGGCATTGTAATCAAAACGGAGGCGATTTTTTCTTTAAGCATATCATCGACATTCTTCGCTACCGAAAAATACCGCGAGTAATCATTTTCATCTATCATTTCAACTTCGAGACCTAAGTTTCTGATCTCACTTGCCTGCATAGCATTTTCAAATTGTACGACGCCATACTGACTGAGCCCCTCTCTCACCGCTTTAATTACATCCTCAGTATTTTGGTATGTTTGCAGAAAATAGGCACTGCCTTTGTTCGATAAATGATCAAAAACCGATTTGCTATCGACATTGTTTTGCTGCCGAGCAATGCCAACGCTGACTACTTTTTCTGAGCCAACAAACTTTTTATTGAAAATGAGTAAACATCGGGATTTTTCATTCTTATACGAAAATTTAACTAGCGGGGTAAC
The genomic region above belongs to Methylophaga frappieri and contains:
- a CDS encoding Bax inhibitor-1/YccA family protein, which codes for MNYDTQSTVVRSQQSVLQTNKLLRNTYALLAMTLGFSAITAGISMVFNLPHPGIIITLIGYFGLLFLTAKLRNSVWGLASVFALTGFMGFTLGPIINAYLSIPNGSQMVMQALGGTGIIFLALSAYAIKSEKDFSFMGGFLFVGILVAFLAGLAAFFFEMPGLSLAVSAMFVLLMSGLILFETSNIIHGGETNYIMATVTLYVSIYNLFTSLLHLIGAFSGND
- a CDS encoding ATP-binding protein, coding for MASLFLFNISVLERAFLTEYDNYTSNIERFVSGSVLPHVVQGDLDSVKNLVDGMSDLDIIHQVYVYSYDELIYKKYKNVHYTDEGLLIQDFEFQPLFVELKVHGETVASAKVNLLLKERLERLTQIEVGLLLATIIAMLLFILFFFIFLHSIKRKLAKIEQATRSISRNQIPEFLPVSGDDEFAHTASAFNEMLWQLREKYVAMDMSPDGILIVNAGLRITYINDALTRFFGIETTELESITFEQLTTAFHQQINAKESEINSLKSQFESATIVLNGKKPVILRCHKKRHEVFSKSGYSTVFYFIDVSHETEVERLKTDFLNIAAHELRTPLAGILGFSELLLNYQYDEQQTRDILERIHQQSVLLSTITDDLLDLGKIQSQNNSFVEAVDGDLASILDSCCEQIKIMAQPKSIQLSATYPSEIPAKFDPEKMRRVIINLLSNAIKYSGVRSKIRLSYLPPEFSRNWHEIIISDEGVGMNKEQLSHLGEKFYRADNSGNVPGTGLGVSISKQIMALHGGDIIFQSAVGMGTTATIRLPTISDWPTLNGVTG
- a CDS encoding PhnD/SsuA/transferrin family substrate-binding protein, yielding MKRIVSFILLGLLSCQVMAESEIYNVGIEPSDDAMILAQTWIPLLKTMSSKMDAEFRFRTAKNIVDFNQHIKESKLDFIIASEYLTSVFYTKYDVTPLVKFSYKNEKSRCLLIFNKKFVGSEKVVSVGIARQQNNVDSKSVFDHLSNKGSAYFLQTYQNTEDVIKAVREGLSQYGVVQFENAMQASEIRNLGLEVEMIDENDYSRYFSVAKNVDDMLKEKIASVLITMPEVSIVLESMGIIKSELINND